The Bdellovibrio bacteriovorus genomic interval CCATATAAAAACCACCATACCTGCTTTTCCCGAAAGGTGCCTGCTTCTTTTTTTGCACTACGCTGCAGCGAATGCTGCGCTGAAGTGCAAAAAAGAAGCAGGCACCTTCGAAATATGGTATGAACGAGGCTCATGAAATTGGCAGATTTAGACTTTAGTTTTCCTGAAGAATTGATTGCGACTTCTCCGCAAAGGCCTTCACGCGTGATGTGGGTGGAAGGTGGCGTTCCGCAAGAAATCACCTTGCAAGAGTTGATGGCGCGGATCCCGGCAGGCGATGTTTTGGTTGTTAATAACACGCGTGTTTTAAAGCGCCGGGTGTTTGCCGGGGATGTGGAAATTCTTTTTCTAAAGCAGACTTCGGCTATGGATTGGGAAGTTTTGTTCCCTTCTAAAAAATACAAAGTAGGCGCAAGTTTAGAACTTCCTTTGGGCGTCACCATGACTTTGGTGGAAAAAGGCCGTCCCCAAAAAGTCCGACTGAACCAAGAAGTCAGTGAAGACTACTTTCAGAAAGTGGCCGAGTTGCCACTGCCGCCGTATATTCAAAAAGCGCGTGAGCAGCGTCATACCGTGGATGCGGATGAATCTTGGTATCAAACGGCATGGGCGAAAACTCCCGGAAGTTTTGCGGCGCCGACGGCGAGTTTGCATTTTTCTGCGCAAGACATGGAGGCCTTAAAAGCTAAAGGTGTCGCTCTTTGCGAAGTCACTTTGCATGTGGGCTTGGGCACTTTTTTACCAGTCACTGCCGAAGACTTAAATGATCACGACATGCACGAAGAATACGTGGAAGTTTCTGCGGCTACGTGGGCGGTAGTGAATAACGCTCGTAAAAACGGTCACAAGATTTGGTCCTTAGGAACAACGACCACGCGTTCGTTAGAAAGTGTGGGGAACGGTCTTTTGCAAGGGAATCCAGAAGAAGGCTTCCGTGGATTTACCAAGCTTTTAATTCAACCTGGTTATCAGTTTAGAGTCGTCAATCGCCTCTTAACGAACTTCCATCAACCGCAGTCCACGCTCTTAGCCCTGGTCGCTGGATTTTCTTCCCTGGAAACAGTAAAAGCTTGCTATCACTGGGCTATTGAGCGAAAGTTCCGACTCTTTTCATACGGAGATCTCTCGTGCTGGACGGAAACAAAACAATGACTTTAGGCGAATTCAAAGTTCATCAAACTGCGGGCAACGCACGTCGTGCCACGCTGATGACGGCGCACGGTCCGGTGCAGACTCCGGTGTTTATGGCCGTGGGTACAAAAGCCACTGTGAAAGCCATGACTCCTGAAGAGTTGAAAGAGTGCGGCACTCAAGTTGTTTTAGGAAACACTTATCACCTGCATTTGCGTCCCGGTGAAAAGACGATCGCTAAAATGGGCGGTCTTCACAAATTCATGAACTGGCACGGCCCGATCTTAACGGACTCTGGCGGCTTCCAAGTTTTCTCTTTGTCGCAACTTCGCAATATGTCTGAAGAGGGTGTGGAATTCCGCTCTCACCTGGATGGCGCGAAACATTTTATCTCTCCTGAAAAGAGCATGGAAATCCAAATGGATTTAGGCTCTGACATCATCATGGCTTTTGATGAATGTCTTCAATACCCAGCCACCGAAGAAGAGATCGATAAGTCGATGGCTTTGACGTACCGTTGGTTGTTGCGTTCGCGCGATGCCATGGTTCGTAAAGAAAGTCTGCTTTTCGGTATCGTGCAAGGGGGCCTAAGCCTGAAGCATCGTTTGAAAAGCATGGAGCAAATTTGTTCCGTGGATCTTCCGGGGTATGCCTTAGGCGGATTTAGCGTGGGTGAGCCGATTCATTTGATGCACGAACTTTTACCGAATGTGGCCCCTCAAATGCCGGCAAATAAGCCGCGCTATCTCATGGGAGTAGGGACGCCGACGGATTTAATCATCGCGATTGACTCCGGCATTGATATGTTTGACTGCGTCATGCCTACAAGAGTGGCACGTAACGGAACCATCTTCACATGGAGAGGGAAAGTCAGTATCAAGCGCAGTGAATACCGTGAGGACAGTTCGCCTCTAGATCCAGAATGCGATTGTTATACTTGCCGCAATTATACGAAGTCTTACCTTCGTCACTTATTCTTAAGTGGTGAAATTTTAGGCTCTCGCTTGAACACGATTCACAATATTTATTTCTATATGAAATTGATGGAACGTGCGCGTAAAGCCATCGAGGAAGGCCGTTGGGAAGAGTTCCGCAACGACTGCTTGACGCGATTCGCAAAGAAGGACAGCTAGACTAAAATATTGATTCTTCTCAAGAATAATGCTGAATTTTACTGTCAGTTATTAACTTGGAGGAATCATGTTATTCGGACTTCTTGCATCCACAGCTCATGCACAAACAGCAACAGGCACTCAACCCTCAGCCTTTGAAATGTTTGTGCCGTTTATCTTCATCTTCGTTATTTTCTATTTCCTCATCATCCGTCCTCAAGCCAAAAGACAAAAAGATCACCAAAAGTTTTTGTCAGAAGTTAAACGTGGCGATGAAGTGATCACTTCATCTGGTATCTTGGGTCGCGTGGAAGGCATCACAGACCAATTCGTAACTTTGGAAATCGCTGACGGCGTTAAAGTAAAAATGCTTCGCAGTCAGATTGCAACATCTCAGAAGGCAGCAACAGCAGAGGAAAAGAAATAATGGAAGGACTTCGTTGGAGATCTATTCTCGCAGCACTAGGAGTGGCGGCAGCCATCGTTTGGGTACTACCAAACGTTGTTAATTTCGGTGAAAAGGCATGGTGGCCTTCAAAACAAAAGCTGAACTACGGTTTGGACATCCAAGGTGGTTTGCACTTAGTTATGGGTGTGGACGTAGATGGCGTTGTTTCTGAAAGTACGCACCGTCTTATCACGTCAATGAAAGCGGACATGCAAAAAGAAAATGTCGCTGTCAAAGACGTGAAGTCTGTGAACCCAAATCTGGGTGAAGTGACTATCGATGTGAACGATGCTGCGGGTAAAGCAGCCGTAGAAAAATTCTTGGCAGACAAGTATTCAACAGTACTTCAAGTGATGAGCTCGACGGATACTTCGATCACGACTCGTTACTTTGATGCTTACTTGAATGATTATAAAAACCGCGTGATTCAGCAAGCGATTGAAACTATCCGCAACCGTATCGACGAATTCGGTGTGGCTGAGCCTTCAATCTCTCAACAAGGTGCCAACCGCATTTTGATCCAACTTCCTGGTATGGAAGATGCTGAAAAAGCAAAGCAGTTGATCAATACAACAGCTAAATTGGATTTCATGATCGTTTCAAATGAAAAGTCCCCGCAAGAACTTCAAGCCATGATCGCTGAAGCTGAAAAAGCAGGGAACTATAGCATGACGACAATGAAGTACTCTGATTACGTGACGAAGTTGAATGCAGACCTTGCTTCAAAACTTCCTGCGAAATCTGTTGTTTACTTTGAGAAGTCTGCAAACGCGACAACGATGGAAGCGGGCGCAATCCCTTTCCTTCTTAAAACAGACACAGATTTGGGTGGAGATTCTTTGGATGACGCTTTCGTTGGTTACGACCAATATGGTGCTCCTCAAGTTTCTTTGCACTTCAATTCTGCAGGTTCGAATAAATTCGCGGACCTAACAGGCAACAACGTCAACAGACAGATGGCGATTGTTTTGGATAAAGTTGTGAAATCAGCTCCAAGCATTCGTGACCGTATTGCTGGTGGCCAAGCGGTGATCACTTTAGGTGGTGGTCGTGACCGCAACGGCATGATGGAAGAAGCGAAAATGATTTCAACGGCTCTTCGCGCGGGTGCTTTGCCAGCGTCTTTAGAGCAATTGGAAGAGCGTCGCGTAGGTCCAACATTGGGTGCCGATGCGATTGATAAAGCGAAATTGGGTTCTTACGTAGGCGCGGCGATCATCGTGATCTTCATGTTGGCGTACTATAAAGCTATGGGCGCGGTGGCGAGTCTTTCATTGGGAATCAACGTTCTAGCGTTGTTCGCGTTGATGACAAGCATGGGCTTCACGCTGACTTTGCCGGGTATCGCAGGTATTGCGTTGACGGTGGGTTTTGCGGTCGATGCGAACGTTCTGATCAACGAACGTATTAAAGAAGAGCTTCGTTTGGGGCACGGCCTGAATGTGGCGGTAAAAGAAGGTTATCACCGCGCGATGTCGGCGATCATCGATGCCAACGTAACAACGGCAGCAACTGCGGTTGTGTTGTTGTACTTCGGTACGGGTCCTGTGCGTGGTTTCGCTGTGACTCTATTGATCGGTATCGTGACTTCTATGTTTGCAAACGTGTTTGTATCGAAAGTCATCGTGGATCTTTTGGTTCATAAATTTAAAGTTAAAAAGTTGGCAGTGTAGAAGGTGCAGCATGACTATTAAAAATGATTCTTTCGGACGTTTTGATTTTGTTGGAAAAGCCTGGTTGTTCGGTGGCATTTCCTTGATTTTGACAATTGCATCTTTGATCTACCTTGCGGTGAATGGGATCAACTACGGTATCGACTTTAAAGGTGGTACTGAGATCCAAGTAAAGTTTGCGCAATCAGTGACTATCGAAGATCTTCGTAAATCTATCGATGACCTTAAGCTAGGTGAAGTCGGTGTTCAGTCTTTCGGTGAAGGCAACGAATACATCGTTCGTTTCCAAGGTCGTACTGGTAAAACAGACAAAGAGACCAACGAAATCTTGAATTCGGATCTTGGTAAAATCCGTAACGTGATCACAACTCAGTTTGCCTCCCAAGGCCCTGACATCCGTCGTGTCGACACGGTGGGACCTCAGGTGGGTGCGGAGTTGAAACGTAATGGTGTCCTTGCGGTCTTCTACTGCTTGCTGGTAATCTTGATCTACGTTGCACTTCGTTTCGACTATAAGTTTGCTCCGGGCGCAGTTCTTTGCTTGTTCCATGATGCGGTCATTACTTTGGCTGTTTTCGTGGCGGTAGGTAAAGAAGTGAACGTAGCTATCCTTGCAGCGATCATGACTTTGATCGGTTTCTCTCTGAACGATACGATCGTTGTATTTGACCGTATCCGTGAAACTGAAGGTCACTATCACGATAAGGGCTTTGGCTTCGTTATCAACAGATCTATCAATGAGATGTTGGTTCGTACTTTGATCACTTCAGGAACGACGTTTGTATCTGCCATCTGCTTGTACATCTTTGCAGACGGAACTGTTGAAGATATCGCCTTCGCGATGTGCGTAGGTATCTTCTTCGGAACTTACTCTTCTATCTATGTAGCAGCGCCGCTGGTACTTTTGATGGAAAAGTTGAACCTTAAAAAAGCCAGAGCGTAATAAGGACGGAATGAACCCTTTATGGAAGTCGCGTGATTTAACGATAGAAGCGGAAGTGCCCTCGACAGTCGAAGGGCAATGGCCGCCTCTCATCGGTAAGATTCTTGCGGCTCGAGGGTTCGCGGCTTCTCCCGAAGTGGAGAAGCTTCTTTTTCCGAAGCTCGCGGACTTGAAAGATCCTCTTTTATTAAAGGGGATGTCTCAAGCTCTTGAGCGCCTAGGTCGGGCGTATCTCAATAAAGAAAAAATCTGTATCTATGCGGACTTTGACTTGGATGGAACCTCAGGTCTGGCTTTGCTTAAAACCGGCATGGTCGCTTTGGGTTTTCCTGAAGTTTTGCACTATCAGCCGAAGCGTCTTTCTGAAGGTTACGGATTTCACGTCGCTGCGGTGGAAGAACTTCATAAGCAGGGCGTGAGTGTTATCATCACGGTGGACGTTGGTATCACCGCCCATGCGGCCGTCAATCGTGCAAAAGAATTGGGTGTGGATGTGATCCTCACGGATCATCACTTGCCGGCTGACACCATCCCGAATGCCTTTGTTGTTGTGAATCCGAATCAAGGGGATTGCCCTTCAGAGATGGGTTATCTTTGCGGCGCGGGTGTGGCGTTCTATCTTTTGCGTGGATTAAAACGCTACTTTCAAGATCATGAGCAACTCCCTAAAAATAATTGGGATTTAAAAGAAGTTCTGGATTATTTCACGATTGGGACTTTGACGGACATGGTTCCTTTGGTCGACGACAATCGTGTTCTAGTGAAACATGGTTTGGTTAAATTAGCGGAAACCAAAAAGGCAGGACTTCGAGCTTTACTTGAAGAGTTGGATCTTGTGGATCGCCCTTTGACAAGTCAAGACGTCGCCATCCGCTTTGCACCCAAACTCAATGCGCTTTCGCGTATGGAGTCCGGCGTATTGCCTATTGATATTTTCCTTTTAGATGACGCCGCAAAGGCGCGAAACATGGTTCGTGAAGTTATGAAAAATAACTCCACTCGTGTGCAGCTGCAAAATGACGCCGAGATCGAAGCTCAAGCTTTACTTAAAGAGTGGCCTCATCAAGATTTTGTCTTCGTTGCTTCAAAAACCTTCCATCGCGGCGTGGTCGGACTTATCGCTACGAAGCTCACCCAAGTTTATAATAAGCCGGCTTTTGTGGGATCCGTCGGTGATGATGGCATGATCGTGGGTAGTGCGCGCTTGCCACAGGGTCAAGAGGCCTGCCTGGTCGAGGCGATGTCGAGCGCTCAAGATTTCTTAAGTCGGTTCGGGGGGCACTCGGCCGCGGCGGGATTTGAAATCGCGGAAACTCGCGTGGCTCATTTCATTGAAAAACTGAGTGGCCACTTTTCTGATCTTCGCGAAAAACCGAAGCCATTAGAAATCTTCTATGATGTGGAAGCGAAGCTTTCCGAAGTCGGGGCGCCTTTAATGAAGTGGTATGACTTCGTGGGGCCTTTCGGGACTGGCTTTGCCATCCCATTGATTCATTTTTCAAATATTCAAATTCTATCCAAACGAGAGTTAAAAGGTGGTCACCTGCGTTTAAGAATCGCAGATCCGGATGGGCGCGCCTCTTCAGAAGCGCTGTTATTCACGCCGACACCTCGTCAGTTGGACACTTTGCAAAACGTTCCTGGCTTTTACCATATCTTGGGAGAGCTTCAGTGGAACTACTATGCCGGTCAAAAAACCGTGCAGATTCTTATTCGTGATTTAAAGGTAGCTAGCACATGAAACCAGCAAAAAAAGTCGTTGTTCTTTTGTCGGCGGGTTTAGACTCGACGGTGAACGCATTTGATGCCGTTAAGCACGGCCATGAAATTGTTCTGGCTTTGACTTTCAACTATGGCCAGCGAGCCGCTCAAAAGGAAATCGAATCAGCCGCAAAACTGGCGGCGCACTTAAAGGTTCCGCATAAAGTCGTAGATCTGCCTTGGTTCAAAGATTTCAATAAGTCTTCTTTGTTAGTTGAAGACCAAGCTGTTCCTGTTGGAGCGCAAGTTGAAATCGATAATGCACAAAAGTCAGCGGAGTCGGCAAAATCCGTGTGGGTTCCTAATCGCAACGGGATCTTTTTAAATATCGCCGCGGCTTATGCGGAGGCTTTGGGGGCGACAGCTGTGATTCCGGGATTCAATGTCGAAGAGGCGGCTACTTTCCCGGATAACTCAAAAGAGTTCATGGATACGGCGACGAAGGCGTTGCATTACTCTACGTCCAATCATGTGACAGTGGGTTGTTATACTGTTCACTTGAAAAAAACCGATATTGTTCGCTTAGGACACGGCTTGAAAGTTCCTTGGGAAATGATCTGGCCTTGTTACTTCTCGGGCGAACAGTGGTGTGGGCAGTGTGAATCTTGCCAACGCTCTAAGCGCGCGTTCGCGTCGGCGAATGTGGACGTGAAACATCTGTTTAAGGATTACTAATGAAAACACTTTTTATCGAAAAGAAATTTCCTTACGACGGAACTCAGCTGCATTCGCTGTTTGCTTATCTGGATCATAAAGTCTTAGGACCTTCGATCGTCTCTTGGCAGGGGGCTTGCTCTATCTCTTTTGATCACATGGTGGATGGAGAAGATCTTTTAGAACAAGCGGAGATCAAAGGCGATGAAATGCTTCATTTCATTATCGAAGTCTTTGATCGAGATTTGTTTTCAGGCGTGGCTTTGCAAAGACTTTTTGCTTCGATCGCGCGTGATTACTTGCAAGCCGCATCTTCTGTTTTGGCCGGTAAGTCATTGGTGCGTGATGGGGATGATATTTATCTGGATGATCGTAAGCTGAGTATCAGCATTGCTACGAAGTCACCAGTTTCAGTGATGGTGCATTTTGCGATGAATATCACTAATGACGGAACACCGGTAAAAACTTTGTCTTTGCAGGACTTGAAATTAGATCCTCGAAAAGTCTCCGAGGACCTGATGGCGAAGTTTAAGAAAGAATATGATTCAATAGTCGTGGCGACACAGAAAGTGCGCCCCGTTTCTTAGTGGTGATCGTGAGCGGAAGAAGGTTTTTCTTCCGCGAGTTTAGTTAACGGAAGCTTGTAACTGACTTCGTTTCCGACAGCGCCATCGCGCACGGCTTTCACTTTCAGTTCCCCTTTTAATGGGTACTTCTTCGTAGGCACGCAGTGAAAGTGATTTCCTCCCATGACGGAGCATTTAAAATCCACTTTGTCCTTTCCATTCACGGCAGCAACCTCGATTTTAGAATTCTTGACCGTAGGGTACTTAAATTCCATGTCTAAAAGAAAAATGTGGGCTTCTTGTTTTTCATCTAACATAAGCTCGGTATGAAAGGCTCCGGGCATGCGAATATGTCCGCCGTGAGGGCCTTCCTTGTCTTCGCCATGAGCTAGAGCTATAAATGGTGTCAGAATCAATAGAGATAGTATTTTCATAGTGTTTTCCTCATTTATCAGTCTTTCTAGGAATGAGACGTGGGTTTTGTGACATAAATCTAAATATTTATTTCTGTCACTAAAACCGGGGTGGTCTCCTAATACAGTTCAGAAGACGGGCAGGTTTAAAATGGATGCTGAAAAACTAGATCAAACTGAAAAATCAACAGAACTTCAACTTATGGGTATGACCTGCGTAAATTGCGCGGCCAAGGTTGAAAAGACCCTCAATTCTTTTCCAGATATTAAGGCTTCGGTCAATTTTGCGACCGAGAAAGCGCACGTCGAGTTCTTAGGAAATACCGATGTTTCTCAGCTTTTAAAAGCCATTCAGGATATCGGCTATCAAGCTTATGAAGTCAGTAACGAAATAGAATCCTCCAAGTTTAAAGAAGAGGCTGCGGCGGAATATAAAAAGGAACTTCGTCATTTTATTATTTCTTTAGTTCTGACAATTCCGTTTCTTATCGAAATGGTTTGGATGTTCACAGGAGCACATCACGAGTTTATTCCGCGCTGGGTGCAATTGGTGTTAGCAACCCCAGTTCAGTTCTGGATCGGTTGGAGATTCTATCGCGGTTCTTTCTTTGCCTTAAGATCTAAAAGCGCCAATATGGATGTCTTAGTCGCATTAGGAACATCTATGGCTTATCTTTTGAGCGCCGTGGT includes:
- the yajC gene encoding preprotein translocase subunit YajC, yielding MLFGLLASTAHAQTATGTQPSAFEMFVPFIFIFVIFYFLIIRPQAKRQKDHQKFLSEVKRGDEVITSSGILGRVEGITDQFVTLEIADGVKVKMLRSQIATSQKAATAEEKK
- the queC gene encoding 7-cyano-7-deazaguanine synthase QueC, producing MKPAKKVVVLLSAGLDSTVNAFDAVKHGHEIVLALTFNYGQRAAQKEIESAAKLAAHLKVPHKVVDLPWFKDFNKSSLLVEDQAVPVGAQVEIDNAQKSAESAKSVWVPNRNGIFLNIAAAYAEALGATAVIPGFNVEEAATFPDNSKEFMDTATKALHYSTSNHVTVGCYTVHLKKTDIVRLGHGLKVPWEMIWPCYFSGEQWCGQCESCQRSKRAFASANVDVKHLFKDY
- the recJ gene encoding single-stranded-DNA-specific exonuclease RecJ, whose amino-acid sequence is MNPLWKSRDLTIEAEVPSTVEGQWPPLIGKILAARGFAASPEVEKLLFPKLADLKDPLLLKGMSQALERLGRAYLNKEKICIYADFDLDGTSGLALLKTGMVALGFPEVLHYQPKRLSEGYGFHVAAVEELHKQGVSVIITVDVGITAHAAVNRAKELGVDVILTDHHLPADTIPNAFVVVNPNQGDCPSEMGYLCGAGVAFYLLRGLKRYFQDHEQLPKNNWDLKEVLDYFTIGTLTDMVPLVDDNRVLVKHGLVKLAETKKAGLRALLEELDLVDRPLTSQDVAIRFAPKLNALSRMESGVLPIDIFLLDDAAKARNMVREVMKNNSTRVQLQNDAEIEAQALLKEWPHQDFVFVASKTFHRGVVGLIATKLTQVYNKPAFVGSVGDDGMIVGSARLPQGQEACLVEAMSSAQDFLSRFGGHSAAAGFEIAETRVAHFIEKLSGHFSDLREKPKPLEIFYDVEAKLSEVGAPLMKWYDFVGPFGTGFAIPLIHFSNIQILSKRELKGGHLRLRIADPDGRASSEALLFTPTPRQLDTLQNVPGFYHILGELQWNYYAGQKTVQILIRDLKVAST
- a CDS encoding DUF366 family protein, whose product is MKTLFIEKKFPYDGTQLHSLFAYLDHKVLGPSIVSWQGACSISFDHMVDGEDLLEQAEIKGDEMLHFIIEVFDRDLFSGVALQRLFASIARDYLQAASSVLAGKSLVRDGDDIYLDDRKLSISIATKSPVSVMVHFAMNITNDGTPVKTLSLQDLKLDPRKVSEDLMAKFKKEYDSIVVATQKVRPVS
- the secD gene encoding protein translocase subunit SecD; the encoded protein is MEGLRWRSILAALGVAAAIVWVLPNVVNFGEKAWWPSKQKLNYGLDIQGGLHLVMGVDVDGVVSESTHRLITSMKADMQKENVAVKDVKSVNPNLGEVTIDVNDAAGKAAVEKFLADKYSTVLQVMSSTDTSITTRYFDAYLNDYKNRVIQQAIETIRNRIDEFGVAEPSISQQGANRILIQLPGMEDAEKAKQLINTTAKLDFMIVSNEKSPQELQAMIAEAEKAGNYSMTTMKYSDYVTKLNADLASKLPAKSVVYFEKSANATTMEAGAIPFLLKTDTDLGGDSLDDAFVGYDQYGAPQVSLHFNSAGSNKFADLTGNNVNRQMAIVLDKVVKSAPSIRDRIAGGQAVITLGGGRDRNGMMEEAKMISTALRAGALPASLEQLEERRVGPTLGADAIDKAKLGSYVGAAIIVIFMLAYYKAMGAVASLSLGINVLALFALMTSMGFTLTLPGIAGIALTVGFAVDANVLINERIKEELRLGHGLNVAVKEGYHRAMSAIIDANVTTAATAVVLLYFGTGPVRGFAVTLLIGIVTSMFANVFVSKVIVDLLVHKFKVKKLAV
- the tgt gene encoding tRNA guanosine(34) transglycosylase Tgt, with the translated sequence MTLGEFKVHQTAGNARRATLMTAHGPVQTPVFMAVGTKATVKAMTPEELKECGTQVVLGNTYHLHLRPGEKTIAKMGGLHKFMNWHGPILTDSGGFQVFSLSQLRNMSEEGVEFRSHLDGAKHFISPEKSMEIQMDLGSDIIMAFDECLQYPATEEEIDKSMALTYRWLLRSRDAMVRKESLLFGIVQGGLSLKHRLKSMEQICSVDLPGYALGGFSVGEPIHLMHELLPNVAPQMPANKPRYLMGVGTPTDLIIAIDSGIDMFDCVMPTRVARNGTIFTWRGKVSIKRSEYREDSSPLDPECDCYTCRNYTKSYLRHLFLSGEILGSRLNTIHNIYFYMKLMERARKAIEEGRWEEFRNDCLTRFAKKDS
- the queA gene encoding tRNA preQ1(34) S-adenosylmethionine ribosyltransferase-isomerase QueA, producing MKLADLDFSFPEELIATSPQRPSRVMWVEGGVPQEITLQELMARIPAGDVLVVNNTRVLKRRVFAGDVEILFLKQTSAMDWEVLFPSKKYKVGASLELPLGVTMTLVEKGRPQKVRLNQEVSEDYFQKVAELPLPPYIQKAREQRHTVDADESWYQTAWAKTPGSFAAPTASLHFSAQDMEALKAKGVALCEVTLHVGLGTFLPVTAEDLNDHDMHEEYVEVSAATWAVVNNARKNGHKIWSLGTTTTRSLESVGNGLLQGNPEEGFRGFTKLLIQPGYQFRVVNRLLTNFHQPQSTLLALVAGFSSLETVKACYHWAIERKFRLFSYGDLSCWTETKQ
- the secF gene encoding protein translocase subunit SecF codes for the protein MTIKNDSFGRFDFVGKAWLFGGISLILTIASLIYLAVNGINYGIDFKGGTEIQVKFAQSVTIEDLRKSIDDLKLGEVGVQSFGEGNEYIVRFQGRTGKTDKETNEILNSDLGKIRNVITTQFASQGPDIRRVDTVGPQVGAELKRNGVLAVFYCLLVILIYVALRFDYKFAPGAVLCLFHDAVITLAVFVAVGKEVNVAILAAIMTLIGFSLNDTIVVFDRIRETEGHYHDKGFGFVINRSINEMLVRTLITSGTTFVSAICLYIFADGTVEDIAFAMCVGIFFGTYSSIYVAAPLVLLMEKLNLKKARA